The following is a genomic window from Desulforhopalus sp..
AGGGCTGCGGGTCTGGCACGGTTTCTTCGGCGCTGGGACGGTGACCGAGATCATGGACAGGAAGCAGGGGCGCCTGAAGGTGGAATTTGAGGATCATGGCAAGACCATCCTCCTTGCCGCCTACGCCCGTCTGCAATCCTTGTAACGAAGAACCTTAGGGTTGCACAGCGCAGTGGCAGGGGTGCACCAACCCATCAATCGTTTAAATTCCCAGATAGGCCTTCTGGATATCGCTGTTGCTTGCCAGGGACTGGGCGGTTCCGGCAAAGACGATCCGGCCGTTTTCGATAACATATCCCCGGTGGGCGATCTTCAAGGCCTGGTTGGCGTTTTGTTCGACAAGGAAGATGGTGGTGCGGTTTTCGGCATTGATCTGTTTGATGATCTCGAAGATCTGTTTGATCACCAGCGGCGCCAGCCCCATGGATGGTTCATCGAGCAGCAGCAGCTTGGGGCGGGCCATCAGAGCCCGGGACATGGCCAGCATCTGCTGCTGACCGCCGCTCAGGGTGCCGCCCTCCTGTTTTCGCCGCTCGGCAAGGATAGGAAAGAGCGAGAAGACATAGTCGAGGTCGCGTTTAATCTCTTTTTTATCGTTACGCAGGAAGGCGCCCATGTCGAGGTTTTCCTGAACGCTCAGCTGGGGAAAGATATGGCGTCCTTCGGGGACCTGGCTGATACCCATCCGGACGATGGCGTCGGGGGTTTCCTTATGGATCTCCCGCCCCTGATAGAGGATTCTCCCGCCCCGGGCTGGCACGACCCCGGAGATGGTCATCAATGTCGTGCTTTTGCCTGCCCCATTGGCGCCGATCAGGGTGATGATCTCGCCTTCGTTGATGTCGATGCTCATCTCCTTGATGGCCAGGATGTTGCCGTAACCGGCCTGTACGTTTTCCAGTTTAAGCATCGACGTCCTCACCTAAATAGGCCTTGATCACCGCCGGGTTGGCACGTATCTCGGAAGGAGTTCCCTCGGCGATTTTCCTGCCGTAGTCCATGACGAAGATCCGGTCCGACAGGCTCATCACCAGCTTCATGTCATGTTCGATGAGCAGGATGGCATGGCCGTCGGCGGAGATTTCCCGGATCAGGGTATCCAGCTCGTGGGTTTCCTGGGGGTTCATGCCGGCCGCCGGTTCGTCAAGGAGCAGCAGGAAGGGCTCGGTGGCCAGGGCCCTGGCGATCTCCAGTCGTCGTTGGGCACCATATGACAGATTTTTGGCAAACTCACCGGCGAGGTGGGCAAGGCCGACCTTTTCGAGGATGGCATAGCTCATTTCGACAATCTGCTGCTCTTCCCGGCGGGTGGCGGCATTGCGCAGGATGGCGCCGACGATGAAGGCCTTGGTCCGGCAATGTCTGCCGATCATGACGTTTTCCAGGACGGTCATCTGGGAAAACAGGCGGATATTCTGGAAGGTCCTGGCCAGACCCTTTTCCGTTACCTGATTCGGTTTCAGCCCCTTCAGGTTGATACTTTTGGAACTATCGGGTGGGGTGAGGACCAGCTCACCGGCTGTTGGCGTGTAGATGCCGGTGAGGCAGTTGAAAAAGGTGGTCTTGCCGGCCCCGTTCGGTCCGATGAGCGCCACGATCTCGCCGGCACGGACATTGAGGTCGAGCCTGTCGAGGGCGCGAATGCCCCCGAAATCCATGGTGAGACCGCTGATGTTGAGTATTGGCGTGGTATCCGTTTCCATTAGCGAGGTTTGCCGGCAGGTGCCGGTTTTTCAAATTTATAGGTTCTGCGAATGCTGGCAATGAGTCCCTGCGGCCGGAACACCATCATCGCCACAAGGATGGCGCCAAAGGCGAGCATCCGGTACTGTGACAGCTCGCGCAGGTATTCCGGGAGGAGGATGAGGATCAGGGCGGCAAGGATGACTCCGACGATTGAGCCCATGCCGCCAAGGACGACAATGGCCAGGATGATCGCCGACTCCAGGAAGGTAAAGCTGGCCGGGTTGATGAAGGTGGTCTTGGCGGCGAAGACCACGCCGATGATCCCGGCCCAGAAGGCCCCGAGGGAGAATGCCACCAGCTTGGTCTTGCGTTTGTCGATGCCCATTGCCTGACAGGCGATTTCGTCTTCGCGCAGGGCGATCCAGGCCCGGCCAAGACGGGAATCCTGCAGGCGGTTGACGATGAAGATGGTAGCGATTACAAAGAGAACCATCAGGTAGTAACTATAAATGATCGCCGAATCGAGGCTCAGTTCGATGCCGAAGAGACCGGGGCGGGCAATATTGGAAATCCCGCTCGGACCCTTGGAAAATTCCCCCCAGTTCTCGAGGATCAGACGGATGATCTCGCCGAACCCGAGGGTGACGATGGCCAGATAATCGCCGCGCAGGCGGAGGACCGGAAAACCAAGGAGAATGCCGAACAGCGCGGCGAGTCCGCCGCCGATGGGCAGCACCGCCCAGAAGCCGAGGCCGAAATGATGGTTGAGCAGGGCGTAGGAATAGGCGCCGACGGCATAAAAGGCGACGTAGCCGAGGTCAAGCAGGCCGGCCATGCCGACGACGATATTCAGACCAAGGCCGAGGACGACGTACATCAGGGCGGTGGTCATGACGGTGGTCTGGTACGACGAGGAAAAGGTCGGAAAGGCCACTGCCACGGCGAGCAGGATGCCGCCGAGCAGGTATTTTTGTTTCTGGTCCTGCAGGATGCGGTGGATGAAGGATTCCTGTTCGCCGGTATCATCGCTGGCGCCAGCCTTTTTCGACGCCGCTTTATGACGCAAGGCCAGCTGGACGAGCAGATAGATGAAAAACACCCCGCCGGCGACGAAGAGGGCGTTTTGCCACCGCCAGGTGACGGTTCCTTCCACCGGGTTGACCTTGATCACCATGATCGGGAAGGTCAAAGCGGCAAACCAGAGAGAAAGCAGCAGGCCCCTCAGTGTGTGTTTCAACGGCGACATGGTTTTCCTCCCTTCAAACCTTTTTGGTTTCCGCCTTTCCGAGCAGGCCGGACGGCTTGAAAATGAGAATGATGACCAAGAGGGAGAAGGCGAAGACATCCTCATAATCACTGGAAACGTAGCCGGTGGCAAAACTCTCCGTCAGTCCGAGAACGAGTGCGCCGAGGACTGCTCCGGGGATCGAGCCGATGCCGCCGAGCACCGCCGCGGTAAAGGCCTTGATGCCGGCGAGAAATCCGATAGAAAAATTGATCTGGCCGATATGCGAGGCGATCAGCAGTCCTCCCACCGCGGCCAGTGCCGAGCCGATGATGAAGGTCGCGGAAATTATCTTGTTGACATCAATGCCGAGCAGCATCGCCATGGTCCTGTCCTGGGCGGTCGCCCGCATGGCCTTGCCGATCTTGGTCCCTTTGATCAGGACAGTCAGGGCGATCATGATGATGGTGGTGGTAAGCAGAATAACCAGATCGGTGGAGCCGATGATATGGGCAATCGGTTCCATAAAGGGGAAGTCCGGGATCAGGGTTGGGAATGGCAGAAAATCGGGGGTCTGGGCAAGCAGGACATAGTTCTGCAGAAAGATTGACATGCCGATGGCGCTGATCAGGGGCGACAGCCGAGGCGCATGGCGCAAGGGTTTATAGGCAATTCTTTCGACGGTGTAGCCATAGGCACTGGACCACACCACCGCCGCGAGTCCCGCCAGGACGACGATGGCTAAAAGTGGAAAACCATAGATGGTCAGCACCGTCGCGACAATATAGGCGGTAAAGGCGCCGATCATATAGATCTCGCCGTGGGCGAAGTTGATCAGGCCGATAATGCCGTAGACCATGGTATAGCCCAGGGCGATCAGGGCATAAATGGCACCGCGGGTCAGTCCGCTGCAGAGTAGCTCGATGAAATAATCCATAGTCCGGGCTATATAAAAAAGAACCTGAAGCAGACGGTCGGCGGGAATTGCACCGTCTGCTTCAGGCAACGGAAAAACACTGTGAGAAAACTACTTCAACTCGATAAACTTGCCGTCTTTAACCTGATAGACGGAGAAGCCGACACCGATGGCGTCACCTTTCTCGTTGAAAGATATGCTGCCGAGCGGGGTATCGACCTTTTCAGTCTGTAAGACCTTTTTCAAGGCGGCCAGGTCGGTGGAGCCGGCCTTGTCGATGGCATTGACCAGGGCCAGCGTCGCCGCATAGGCATTCTCGAAGAAGGAACCGGGGTCGGTGCCAAAGGCCTTTTTATGTTCGTCTTTGGCCTGGATGGACAGTGGATTCTTGGTGGTATCCATCGGACCGGAGGCATAGGCACCCTCGGCGTCGGCACCGGCGACACTGATAAAGGTATCGACCTTGACGCCATCATCGGAGATGAAGGCAGTTGTCATACGTTTTTTCTTCATCATGCTGACGATCTTCGAGGCCTCCGGGTGATAGCCGCCAAAAATTACCGCCTGGGCGTCCTTTTGCTTGATCTTCTGGACGATGGCCGAATAATCGACGGCACCGGGGGTTACACCCTCAAAGAGTACCACCTGGGCCTTGCCGGATTTTTCAATGAACGACTTGGCAAACTCAGCGAGGCCCTTGCCATAGTCACCCTTATCGTGGACCAGGGCGATCTTGGTGAAGCCCAGTTTGTTGAGGGCGAATTCCACATCAACCTTGGCCTGGGTGTCGTCCGGGGCAATGGTCCGGAAGAAGTTCGGATACTCGCCGCTATATGTCAGGTCCGGGCTGGTCGAAGAAGGGGAAATAACGAGGATGTTGGCATTCTTGTAGATCGGCAGTGCCGCCTTGGTCGGGCCGGAACAGATATGGCCAATGATCACCTCGGCGCCCTGGGAAACCAGCTTTGTCGCTGAGTTTGTGGCTACTTCCGGCTTGCAGACATCGTCTTCGATGAGCAGCTCGATCTTCTTGCCCTTGATCCCGCCTTTGGCGTTGACCTGGTCGACAACCAGCTTGGCGGCATTGACGGTCGGCAGACCATAGGTGGCGAGGTCGCCGCTGTGTGCCCCGGCCACACCGATCTTGATGGTATCGCCGGACATTGCTGGGATTGGTGCTGAAAAGGTCAGCATCAGCGCCATCGCCGCAACCATCTTTCCGCTTTGTATCAGTTTCATGTTTCCTCCATCGGAAAAGTGACATTTTTGCCCCGCCCCATTTTCGCTGTAAGGCGTCCTGCTACGGGAAAAAGACGGGTAGAAAACCCCAAAAATTGCTAGATGTCTTTTACGCGTCCTTGCGCGAAATTGAAAGTGAAAAAGCTTATTGGCAGACAATTCTCAACAATCATTCTCACAATGGTACATAATCGAAAAGGGGAGTGTTGGTAATATTCAGATTTTATTCAGTAAATGGTGGATGTTTGCCTTTTTCCATACAGTTTTGGATATGGCCTTCAACAGCTTCTCGGAAGTTTTTCTCAAGCTCTTCAAAGCTGTGACCTTTATAGAGGAGATCTTCGTCGATGAAGAGAATCTTGCCGTACAAAGAATAATCTCGGGTATCTACCTCAATAGTGCCGTGATATCCCTTATGAACTATGGTTTTCTGTGCCAAAACGGGTCTCCATGCTGTTGTTGATGTGTTGTGTCGTGGTCAGAGTAGGCCACCCCAAAAAGCATTTTTTAATCCCTGTGCGGGCCTTAGTAATGAGGGGGCGGCGGCTCCTGGCCTTCTGGTAAATGGTCTGAGGCGGCCTCGAGCATTGCCAGGACTTGCCGGAGATGCTCTTCAATCCGGTCGAGCTGTCTCTGCTGGTCGATGATCACCTCATTGAGGCTATCGACCAATCGCTCCTGATGGGCGAATTTTTCCTCAAGAATCTGCATGCGTACGGTGATGTCGTCTGGCATTGCCCACGGGCTGCTGGTTGATTTTTGTTGCTGGGTGCCGGATTGCAGCGGCTATCCGGTCACCTTCCCCGGCGGGAAACTATAGTAACCCTTTCCGGCAAAAGGCAAGGAAATATTTTTTGCCGCGGGGGTACCGGGGGAAGTGCCATTGCTTGTGAATTCCCGGTAAAAGGTGTAAGGGATAAGGCCAAAATCCCTTGTTTCCGGAGCCTGTCGTGATTGTCCTTAACTCACTTTTCCCCATATTCGTCCTTCTCCTCTTCGGTGCGGTACTCAAGCGCCGGGGACTGACCGATACGCTTTTTCTCAACACCTCCGACCGGCTCATCTACTATTTCTTTTTCCCCCTCATGCTGTTCTGGAAGATCGGCGGGGCATCGCTTGACCAAGGGATCGACTGGGATTTTTGCCTGGCCTGCCTCTCGGCCCTGCTGGCCATGTATGTGCTCAGCACCCTGGTCATCAAACTTTTGCCCATCTCCGATTTTCAGGCCGGTTCCTTTTCCCAGAGCTGCTACCGCTTCAACACCTATATTGGAGTCGCGGTCATTCTCAACAGCCTTGGGGCGGAAGGGGTGAAGTATTTCGGTATCATGATCGGCTTCTCCATTCCGCTCATCAATTTGTTCGCCGTTTCCACCTGCATCTGGTTTTCCGGTGTCAATGTCGGCCTGCGCCGGCGGATCATCATAGTCGGCCGGTCGCTGATATCCAATCCGCTGATTCTCGGGTGCCTGGCAGGTATTGTCTATTCGCGGCTGTTCGGCAGTTTCCCGGTGTTCATCAATAACGCCCTCAGCCTGATCTCCTCGGTGGCCCTGCCACTGGCCCTGATCTCCATCGGCGGCAGCCTGTCCTTTGCCGGGGTTAGAGGCAATCTTGGACCTGCGCTTCTGGCAGCGGTCTTGAAACTGGCGGTGTTGCCGGCACTCGGCTGGGTGTTCTTTGCCCTCTTTAACGTTACCGGCCTGCCGTTCAAGGTGGGCATGATCTTCCTTGCCCTGCCCGCCTCAACCGCCATCTATGTTTTGTCCTCGCAGATGCGCAGCGATACCAATCTCGCTTCCGCGTCAATCGTCCTCTCCACTGTTCTTTCCTTCATCTCCCTTTCGGTTGCCTTGCTTCTTTGATCTGCTGTTTTCCATGTATGCAATACTCGGTTGTTTTATCCTGGAAAGGGCTTGGCCGAGGGCGTACGGACCGATGTGTCGTTCGGTAAAAGGTATTTAAATCAATACTATTTCTCATCCGGGGACTGGCTCTTCATGACAATGGGATATATAATTGCAGGAGGTGAGGGGGAAGCGGAGGCAGCCGATTGCAATAGCGGCAACAGACGGTTCCGGAAAACATGGAGGAGCGCAAAATGAGAGGCACATACGAGGCATTTATCCTGGTAAAGGTGAAGGACGGTCGGCAATATGTATGCGCTCTCAACAGGCGCCAGAAGAAGGACCGAGATACTTTTGACCAGCTCAGCTGGCGGCAAAAACAGGAGTATCTACAGACTCAGGTGGTCTGGAATTGACCTGTAGGCAGGTCGGACGGCAAAAGGGCCTTTCCCCGGAGGAGCGGGGAAAGGCCCTTTTTTGTTGGTATCTACGAGCTGCACGACAGCATTGAGCAGCCGGCACGGTTACGCGCCCACTCCGGGCGCTTTCCGGCGTAATGCTCTTTGTCCGGTTGTTCGTCGTAGGGATGACGCAGCACATCGAGGAGTTCAGCCACCAGGGCGTAATCGCCGCCTTCCGCTTTATCGATGGCCAGCTGGGCAAGGTAGTTGCGGAAGACATACTTGGGGTTGACGGCATTCATCCGCAGCCGCCGGTCTTCGTCGCTGCCACGGTCGCTGCGCCGCCGGCTGAGATAGGTGTTCAGCCATGTGACCATTTTTGCCCTATATGCCCCGTCGGCTGCCTCCGGCTGATAATAGGCGTCAAGGAGGACCGCCGGCAGATTGTCGCCGTCCCGGATCACCAGGTCTGACGGCAGGGCGGCGAGCCTTCGAAAGAAAATGGTCATATCGGTCTCGACTAACGGGAGGATCTCCACCAGATCCTTGATGATCCGGTCGTCGGTTGCCCCATCGAATCCGGTCAACCCGAGTTTTGCCGCCATCATCTCGTTCCAGCCGCGCAGAAAGAGGTTGTTGTATTCGACCAGAGCCTCCTGAAGGGGCTCGACGCTGCCCACCAGGGGGTAGATGGCCTGGGCCAGCTGCAGGAGGTTCCACTGGCCGATATGTGGCTGATTGTTAAAACTGTAGCGGTGGCCTTGCGCATCGGTGGTATTCGGCGTCCAGTCGGGATCAAAACCCTCCAGCCAACCATACGGGCCGTAGTCGATGGTCAGGCCGAGGATCGACATATTGTCGGTATTCATGACCCCGTGGACAAAGCCGACCCGCATCCAGTGGACGATCATCGCCGCGGTTGTCCGGCAGATCTCGGTAAACCATGTGGCGTAGGTCGTCGGTGACGGGGGACCGAGGTCTGGAAAATCGGTGCGAATGGTGTAATCGGCCAGTTGCCGCAGCAGGGCTGTTTCACCACGGGCGGCAAAGATCTCGAAATTTCCGAACCTGAGAAAGGATGGAGCGACCCGGCAGACCACCGCCCCCGGCTCATTCTTCGGGTGGCCGTCATAAAACATGTCGCGGAGCACCGGCTCGCCGGTGGCGATGACGCTGAGGGCCCGGGTGGTGGGTATTCCGAGGTGGTGCATTGCCTCGCTGCAGAGAAATTCGCGAATCGACGAACGGAGGACGGCCAGACCATCTCCGCGACGCGAATAGGGGGTGAGTCCCGCCCCCTTCAGCTGCAGGACCCAGCGCTCACCGCGATGGTTGACGACCTCGCCGAGGTTGATCGCCCGGCCGTCGCCCAGCTGCCCGGCCCAGCTGCCGAATTGATGGCCGCCGTAGCACATGGCCAGGGGATCCATACCGGGAAGAACTTTGTTGCCGGAAAAGACCGCGGTGAAATCCGTGGACAGGCAGGCCGCTTCATCCAGGTCGATTGCCGTTGCTACTTCACGGCTGTAGGCGACCAGTTTCGGGGCTGCCACCCTGGCCGGTATCACCCGTGAATAACAGGCTCCCTCCACCTGGCGGCAAAAATTGCCGGTTTGCCGATCGGCCGGCAACTCACGGGCAAAGCGGTTATCAAAGGTCAAAGATTCAAGGGTAGTGTGGTGGATCGGCATATTCATTTGCTCTTCCTTACGGTGACAATGGCGATTATTAAAGCTGAGTTGAGCAGCTTGTCTGCTCAAACGAAACTTATGCCCTTGTGGTATAAAAATCCTAGAGAAGGCTCTCTTTGCCAGCGGAATTATACGGCAAGACTCTAAGCATGCCACGGAGTGGTATCAAGGTTACCTGTTACCGGAAATCACTGGCAGTCTTGGCATGGTTCGCTCCCGTGCCGTTCCGGAAAGGGTTGCCACAATCCGTAACAAGAGGTATTTATTGTAAAGGTGGGCGGAATTCCGGTGGGTTTGCAAGCGAGTGCCGCTTGTCAAGTGTGTCTTTTCGATGTTGCCGGCTGCCCGGAATGCACTTTCCGGAAGATGATCGTACCTGGTGTGAATATCCTGATTGATGGCCTTTATGGGGATGGCGGAGGAGTTGCGTAAACGATGATCGTTCGAATTTTTGTTGCCGTTTTCGCCTCTCTGGTCGGTGGACTCAGCTACCTGACCGGACTGGCAAAATTGATGACCGCCTTTCTTCTCGGCTTCGGGGCGGTGTGTTCCCTGCTGCTCGGGGTCTTGTTTACCATGCCGGTCAACGCCGACCGGCTTTTTTTGCCGGTTTATGAGCGGGTTCCCGCCTGGCCGTATTTCGTGATAGCCGTAATTCTAGCTGGGATGGTCGCGGTGCTTTTTCTGGCGAAGGCAAAGCCCGCCGAAGCGGAGGAAGTCTCGGTTGTTCACTTCAAATACCTGTTCGGCGCTGTCGTCGGCTATCTGGTCAGCATGTTTGCCTCGTCGGTATACTGGTTTCCGTCCGATGCGGTGCGACGGACAGCCGACACGGCGGCGTTGACCTCCGAGGTGCTTTTTGGTACCTCGCTGTTTTTGGTTGGAGTGGCTATTTCCTGCGGGCTTTTTTACCGGGCCTCAAAGGGCGGTTCCGAACGCCATCCCGATCTTATGCGTCGTTTTGTCCTTGGCCTCTTTGCCTTTTTTCAACTCGACAAGATGCCGCTTCTTGTCGCCTACCTGCTCATCTACTCGCCGGAGACCGAGGTGATCTTTCCCCATATCGCCGCCCTGGCCCTTTCTTCCTACATCCCCGTAGGCCTTTTTCTTCTCATGACAACCCGGGATTCGCGGGCTATGTAAGTTTTGTCCCTTGGCAGGCAGCTGTTGCCTGTGGCTTATGGAACAGCAGGTTTTGGTGCAAAGAGACCAATGACCTTGTCGAGTTTGTCGGCGATTGCCGCCAGGGCAATGGCTGCCGGCGCGGTGGGATACAGCTCGCAGATCGGCAGGTAGGATTTGAGGGCCTCGTCGATTTTTCCGTCTTCGGGGATATTACCAAGCTCGGGGATGTCTATGCCGAGGTATTTTGTCACCATCTTGCGGAGCTTGCTTTTATTGACGCTGCCGCCATCGCTGTCACGGTTGACAATCAGCAGGGGGTGAAAGTAGCGCAGGCTTTCCTGGGCCGTTTCCCGCGCCCCTTCCCTTGTCTGTTCGGCCAGGTCGAGGACCTCGGTGAGGGTCTTGAAACTATGGGATTTTAAGGCGGTGCCGACATCGCTTTGCGACAGGAAGGAGCTCAGCATCTTCCGAACCGTTGCCAGCTGCAGGAAGGTATACATGTCCATAATCGATGTGGGATCGGGCAGGGTGACGCAGATCTGTAGGTCAGAAAACATAAAGAAATCAAGAGCATGGTAGCCGGTGCCGGCACCTACGTCGAGGAGCAGGACATCCGCCTCAATCGCTGTCAGGGCGCGGAGCAGTCTTTGTTTTTCCTGATAGCTGATATTGGCGGTCTGCAGGGTGTTGCCGGTTCCGGGAATGAACTGCAGGCCGTTGAAGGAATAGAAGGTGTGCACGACATCGGCAAGGGAATCGACCTTTCTGGTGAGAAAGTCGGTAAGTGTCCTCTTCGGATCAAAGAGTCCGAGCAGGACATGGGCATCGGCGCCACCCAGATCGAGATCGACCAGGCAGACCTTCTTGCCCATTTTCGCGAGCATTAAGGCAAGGTTGACCATGACAACGGTCTTTCCGGTGCCGCCCTTTCCTGATCCTATTGAAATTGAAACCGACATATCCTCATAGACTCCCGTGAATGGTTGTGCTCAGCCATTGGTAAAAGGCCGGCTCGCTGGCGTTGCGGCTCCTAATTTTTCTGCCGTCGCAGGCGGATGGCGTAAATCCGCCGCGCCTGGGAAAGCACTGTTTTCAGTTCGGTACTGGTTCCCGGCATGGCACTCCACAGTTCCCAACCCTCTTTGGAGCGGAGAACCATCTTGCCATTTTCTAAAGACAAAACCGTATCTTCTAGGAAATCAGCAGGTTCCTCGCGGGGCGGCGCCGGAGGTGGCGTGGGCACCGGTTTCCGGTTCTGGATACAGGCGGGGCAGAGCTCTCTGTCGTCTTTTCCGAAGAGATTGAGCACTCCTCCGCAGTCTTTACAAAATTGCATGCCGTCCTCGCCGACGGGGATGGGGGCAGCTTGTGCATCTGCCGGTCGATCTTCAGTTTCGCTATAAATTGTATCAAAGAAAAGTTGCCGCGTCACTTTTTCGGCAAAAAAGAGCCGACGCCGGGGGGCATTTCACCGGCATTCGATTTCTTCTCGGTAGCTTCTGTGGGAATATTTAGAACGTGTAAGGAAATAAGGTCATGTTTTTTAGATATTTTCTTACGGCTCCTTGTTCCGTAACTCAGGATTTGGCGGGAGGTGCGAATTATTTCTTCGATTTTGAGTGCAGGGTAATTCGTTCGACCACCTTTTGATAATAATCGCTTTGTTCGGCGATATTGACCGGCGAGGAGCGTTGGGCATCTATCTTCATGAGCAGGACGTTGAGCTTTTTCATCTGCTTGAGCCGTTCATGTTCATCCTCGGTGCAGGCGATGAGGTCTTCAAGTTTTTTCACCTCTTTGCGTTGCTCAATTTCCGGCGGCAGAAATCCGGCGTTTTTGAGGATTTTATAGGCCATTTTCAGGTCGTCAGGAACAAAACGGTCGTCATCAAGGGGAAGGGGTTTGTTTTTCCATTTCGGCGAGTTCAGATCACGCTCCTGCATGGCCTGGGCAATTTTCTGTTCAGCAATAAAGGACAACGGATCCATGGTGTCTCCAATGGGTTTCCGGGGGATATAGGGTTATGGCTATCAGCGCAGCACGCCCTGCAGCCACCTGGAGATGTCGTCTATCTGTTCCGGGCAGACCGAGTGCTCCATGGGGTAGCTTTGGTAGCTGACCCGGTAGCCTTCCTCCTTCAAGCGACCGGCTGCCTTTTTACCGAGGACCTCGGGGACAATTTTATCGTAGGTGCCGTGATGGATGGCAATGGGGATTGCTTTGTTAGCCGGGCTGAAGGTCAGTACCTCGACGGTGGCCAGGTAGGTGGACATCGCCAGCAGGCCGCCAAGAGGTGCTGGGTGGCTGAGTGCCAGGTGGTAGGCAACCGCCCCTCCTTGGGAAAAGCCGGCGATTACCAGCCGTTTCGAGGCGATGCCGCGGGCAAGCTCCCGGTCGACAAAGCCGCCAATGGCCTTTACCGAGGCGAGGATTCCCGGCAGGTCAACCTTGCGGTCGATCTGCATCTCAAAGACATCGTACCAGGCGGGCATGACAAAGCCACCATTGACGGTTACCGGCATGCTCGGGGCATGGGGAAAGATAAAGCGTATGGCCAGTTCTTTTGGCAGGCGCAGCTGACTGACGATCGGAGCAAAATCGTTGCCGTCCGCGCCCAGGCCGTGCAGCCAGATAACCGCACTGTCGGGATTGGGCCGGGTTTCCATTTCAATGGCCGGTAAGAGTGTCATTGGCTCCTCCTGTGATGGGCAGTAAGTGTTAAATGTCCTCATGGTAGCATATCTTGCGCTTGTTTAGCCAGCTTTTCCAGAACCCTTTGCCGGTA
Proteins encoded in this region:
- a CDS encoding SlyX family protein, producing the protein MPDDITVRMQILEEKFAHQERLVDSLNEVIIDQQRQLDRIEEHLRQVLAMLEAASDHLPEGQEPPPPHY
- a CDS encoding branched-chain amino acid ABC transporter substrate-binding protein — its product is MKLIQSGKMVAAMALMLTFSAPIPAMSGDTIKIGVAGAHSGDLATYGLPTVNAAKLVVDQVNAKGGIKGKKIELLIEDDVCKPEVATNSATKLVSQGAEVIIGHICSGPTKAALPIYKNANILVISPSSTSPDLTYSGEYPNFFRTIAPDDTQAKVDVEFALNKLGFTKIALVHDKGDYGKGLAEFAKSFIEKSGKAQVVLFEGVTPGAVDYSAIVQKIKQKDAQAVIFGGYHPEASKIVSMMKKKRMTTAFISDDGVKVDTFISVAGADAEGAYASGPMDTTKNPLSIQAKDEHKKAFGTDPGSFFENAYAATLALVNAIDKAGSTDLAALKKVLQTEKVDTPLGSISFNEKGDAIGVGFSVYQVKDGKFIELK
- a CDS encoding branched-chain amino acid ABC transporter permease LivH (LivHMGF is the membrane component of the LIV-I/LS branched-chain amino acid transporter), whose protein sequence is MDYFIELLCSGLTRGAIYALIALGYTMVYGIIGLINFAHGEIYMIGAFTAYIVATVLTIYGFPLLAIVVLAGLAAVVWSSAYGYTVERIAYKPLRHAPRLSPLISAIGMSIFLQNYVLLAQTPDFLPFPTLIPDFPFMEPIAHIIGSTDLVILLTTTIIMIALTVLIKGTKIGKAMRATAQDRTMAMLLGIDVNKIISATFIIGSALAAVGGLLIASHIGQINFSIGFLAGIKAFTAAVLGGIGSIPGAVLGALVLGLTESFATGYVSSDYEDVFAFSLLVIILIFKPSGLLGKAETKKV
- a CDS encoding branched-chain amino acid ABC transporter permease; this encodes MSPLKHTLRGLLLSLWFAALTFPIMVIKVNPVEGTVTWRWQNALFVAGGVFFIYLLVQLALRHKAASKKAGASDDTGEQESFIHRILQDQKQKYLLGGILLAVAVAFPTFSSSYQTTVMTTALMYVVLGLGLNIVVGMAGLLDLGYVAFYAVGAYSYALLNHHFGLGFWAVLPIGGGLAALFGILLGFPVLRLRGDYLAIVTLGFGEIIRLILENWGEFSKGPSGISNIARPGLFGIELSLDSAIIYSYYLMVLFVIATIFIVNRLQDSRLGRAWIALREDEIACQAMGIDKRKTKLVAFSLGAFWAGIIGVVFAAKTTFINPASFTFLESAIILAIVVLGGMGSIVGVILAALILILLPEYLRELSQYRMLAFGAILVAMMVFRPQGLIASIRRTYKFEKPAPAGKPR
- a CDS encoding ABC transporter ATP-binding protein, which translates into the protein METDTTPILNISGLTMDFGGIRALDRLDLNVRAGEIVALIGPNGAGKTTFFNCLTGIYTPTAGELVLTPPDSSKSINLKGLKPNQVTEKGLARTFQNIRLFSQMTVLENVMIGRHCRTKAFIVGAILRNAATRREEQQIVEMSYAILEKVGLAHLAGEFAKNLSYGAQRRLEIARALATEPFLLLLDEPAAGMNPQETHELDTLIREISADGHAILLIEHDMKLVMSLSDRIFVMDYGRKIAEGTPSEIRANPAVIKAYLGEDVDA
- a CDS encoding ABC transporter ATP-binding protein, coding for MLKLENVQAGYGNILAIKEMSIDINEGEIITLIGANGAGKSTTLMTISGVVPARGGRILYQGREIHKETPDAIVRMGISQVPEGRHIFPQLSVQENLDMGAFLRNDKKEIKRDLDYVFSLFPILAERRKQEGGTLSGGQQQMLAMSRALMARPKLLLLDEPSMGLAPLVIKQIFEIIKQINAENRTTIFLVEQNANQALKIAHRGYVIENGRIVFAGTAQSLASNSDIQKAYLGI
- a CDS encoding AEC family transporter — translated: MIVLNSLFPIFVLLLFGAVLKRRGLTDTLFLNTSDRLIYYFFFPLMLFWKIGGASLDQGIDWDFCLACLSALLAMYVLSTLVIKLLPISDFQAGSFSQSCYRFNTYIGVAVILNSLGAEGVKYFGIMIGFSIPLINLFAVSTCIWFSGVNVGLRRRIIIVGRSLISNPLILGCLAGIVYSRLFGSFPVFINNALSLISSVALPLALISIGGSLSFAGVRGNLGPALLAAVLKLAVLPALGWVFFALFNVTGLPFKVGMIFLALPASTAIYVLSSQMRSDTNLASASIVLSTVLSFISLSVALLL
- a CDS encoding YdiU family protein, which produces MNMPIHHTTLESLTFDNRFARELPADRQTGNFCRQVEGACYSRVIPARVAAPKLVAYSREVATAIDLDEAACLSTDFTAVFSGNKVLPGMDPLAMCYGGHQFGSWAGQLGDGRAINLGEVVNHRGERWVLQLKGAGLTPYSRRGDGLAVLRSSIREFLCSEAMHHLGIPTTRALSVIATGEPVLRDMFYDGHPKNEPGAVVCRVAPSFLRFGNFEIFAARGETALLRQLADYTIRTDFPDLGPPSPTTYATWFTEICRTTAAMIVHWMRVGFVHGVMNTDNMSILGLTIDYGPYGWLEGFDPDWTPNTTDAQGHRYSFNNQPHIGQWNLLQLAQAIYPLVGSVEPLQEALVEYNNLFLRGWNEMMAAKLGLTGFDGATDDRIIKDLVEILPLVETDMTIFFRRLAALPSDLVIRDGDNLPAVLLDAYYQPEAADGAYRAKMVTWLNTYLSRRRSDRGSDEDRRLRMNAVNPKYVFRNYLAQLAIDKAEGGDYALVAELLDVLRHPYDEQPDKEHYAGKRPEWARNRAGCSMLSCSS